In Torulaspora delbrueckii CBS 1146 chromosome 1, complete genome, one genomic interval encodes:
- the TDEL0A07620 gene encoding uncharacterized protein (ancestral locus Anc_6.347) translates to MWLLTLFACLFVVLYSFVAVNRYFSFKLHKNTYPLTLTILTLNMVMLLFTTYLLPLDIFDATKAASSESPSPSGNGTEQSIEPRPSGLASINSANEVTHNFRVAWLLVYWLEFAICWFIIPVLISYCGLKYAFARNQSGSHHRSPILERLTRAVFQNLKFYLLCLLGLICGLVYLVASTGHGLGDFKPLIISLSHLYSLSYTLILLSTGLIIFPKNLISTGRLPNNDTINRYFVELSKTNDDLNESQMNMLEIAEKILHSSESNNGDVVFDQMLNECKLEVQGILNEVQLSISNHFSGSNSSHINNLHKLNNNYNNFMTNYYSFLHYQTHSNSIIHILAQSQSLNSTPSTSSVWKYTKSILILPLSLISIALSLLVVFLEMTPSKWGHGWIFDGTHWYNFCLQFIIFTYNTLVSLYAMSKFKFSNFHLIPNGRSNPTNALYYSLYSSRLLFPLCFNLMVLIPSKTEHRGKSSFEKTLYDNLTVIPLADYLNRYLPTIIMAIIIVSYKFNIKQKVLLKVLGEEYYYQFFGMMMYEPVGDSDSMQRNDARSDSLLPDADNGFGDRSRMDEDYEYSLQDGRCLFERASSNYNMSTNEEHESQDNNSSLRSYL, encoded by the coding sequence ATGTGGCTGCTGACATTGTTTGCATGTTTGTTCGTGGTTCTGTACTCGTTCGTAGCAGTCAACAGATACTTCTCCTTCAAGTTGCACAAGAACACATACCCACTAACGTTGACAATTCTTACGCTTAATATGGTGATGTTATTGTTCACTACGTACCTCCTGCCGTTGGATATATTTGATGCTACCAAAGCTGCAAGCTCCGAATCTCCTTCGCCGTCTGGAAACGGCACAGaacaatcaattgaacctCGGCCAAGTGGATTAGCGTCAATTAATAGTGCTAATGAGGTAACTCACAACTTCCGAGTTGCTTGGTTGTTGGTTTATTGGCTGGAATTCGCCATATGTTGGTTTATCATACCAGTATTGATCTCGTATTGTGGCCTGAAATACGCTTTCGCCAGAAACCAGTCCGGTTCGCATCATAGATCGCCAATACTGGAACGTTTGACCCGAGCtgtttttcaaaatctcaaattTTACCTACTTTGCCTGTTGGGCTTGATTTGTGGGTTGGTTTACTTGGTTGCTAGTACAGGGCACGGCCTAGGGGACTTCAAGCCTCTTATCATATCACTTTCGCACCTGTATTCTCTGAGTTATACACTGATATTGCTTTCGACAGGGTTGATTATTTTCCCCAAgaatttgatttcaactgGAAGACTACCTAACAATGATACCATAAATCGTTATTTCGTTGAACTGAGTAAAAcaaatgatgatttgaatGAAAGTCAGATGAATATGCTGGAAATTGCtgagaagattttgcaTAGCTCAGAATCGAACAATGGTGATGTCGTTTTCGATCAAATGTTGAACGAATGTAAACTGGAAGTGCAGGGAATACTTAATGAGGTACAGCTATCAATTTCTAACCATTTTTCAGGTTCAAATTCTTCGCACATCAATAATCTGCATAAGTTGAACAACAATTACAACAACTTCATGACAAATTACTACAGTTTTCTCCATTATCAGACCCATTCAAATTCTATCATACACATATTGGCTCAGTCACAATCCCTAAACAGCACCCCTTCAACCTCTTCCGTTTGGAAATATACCAAGAGCATTCTGATACTCCCCTTGAGTCTCATTTCCATTGCATTGTCCCTACTAGTCGTCTTTTTGGAAATGACTCCTTCTAAATGGGGCCACGGTTGGATTTTTGATGGTACTCATTGGTACAATTTTTGCCTCCAGTTTATCATCTTCACGTACAATACCCTCGTATCTCTCTACGCTATGAGCAAATTTAAATTTAGCAACTTTCACCTCATCCCGAATGGCCGAAGTAATCCAACAAACGCATTGTATTACTCGCTCTACTCTAGCAGACTATTGTTCCCCCTTTGTTTCAACCTAATGGTGCTCATACCGTCCAAAACTGAACATAGAGGAAAGAGCAGCTTCGAAAAGACTCTTTACGACAACCTGACCGTTATTCCCCTTGCTGACTACTTGAACCGTTATTTGCCCACGATTATAATGGCCATAATAATAGTAAGTTACAAATTTAACATTAAGCAGAAAGTGCTGCTCAAGGTCCTAGGTGAAGAGTATTACTACCAGTTTTTCGGTATGATGATGTATGAGCCGGTGGGTGACTCGGACTCAATGCAACGAAATGATGCTAGAAGTGATTCACTCTTGCCAGATGCTGATAATGGCTTCGGCGACCGTTCAAGGATGGATGAAGATTACGAATACTCGCTGCAGGACGGTAGAtgtctctttgaaagagcaTCTAGCAATTACAATATGTCCACCAATGAAGAGCACGAATCACAGGACAACAATAGTAGCTTGAGATCTTACTTATAG
- the TDEL0A07630 gene encoding DUF3215 domain-containing protein (similar to Saccharomyces cerevisiae YNR034W-A and YCR075W-A; ancestral locus Anc_6.348) codes for MSKPLSLQEAIPKAIGTLSFDENNQLIESTGIGKDRINDIVEIGQMELDKNGYGVVSDKDVLVNVFKQAGKTVVVYTPNK; via the coding sequence ATGTCCAAGCCATTGTCACTTCAGGAAGCCATTCCAAAGGCTATCGGAACCTTGTCATTTGATGAGAACAATCAGTTGATTGAATCTACCGGTATTGGTAAGGACAGGATCAATGATATCGTTGAAATTGGTCAGATGGAACTAGACAAGAACGGATACGGTGTTGTTTCTGACAAAGACGTTTTGGTGAACGTCTTTAAGCAAGCCGGTAAGACTGTTGTCGTTTACACTCCAAATAAATAA
- the FUB1 gene encoding Fub1p (similar to Saccharomyces cerevisiae YCR076C; ancestral locus Anc_6.349) produces MLVDSRLALSVRLVVECLQVANGGGKLSSWNSDGNVIQASLSDEVTKDKMNIVGVAIEPEKKCLVSLFRDSSNTSLGQAIFFYKESLGLKQDLELPVEYEDYIKDIKDEIDPVLERIADKLGLKVPANFTLEEKNERDHEPLPQSKILVPEVPSESSNRRRPADMPGFEDEYQIHEFDNRIQPGLRGLERGYGDSDLYPTGEKYPNLADPTSTMRPLPSMPGQGGMTFDPLQEQAKRRQEEEGRLHGPGWIPGAKFDDPYGHPGSGGSNFPGSAGMGFGGGGFI; encoded by the coding sequence ATGTTAGTGGATAGTAGGTTGGCTTTGAGTGTGAGATTGGTAGTAGAGTGCTTGCAAGTCGCAAATGGGGGTGGAAAGCTGTCTAGTTGGAACTCTGACGGAAATGTTATACAGGCAAGCTTGAGTGATGAGGTGACGAAGGATAAGATGAATATCGTTGGTGTGGCCATAGAAccagagaagaaatgttTGGTCTCCCTGTTCAGAGATTCGAGTAATACCTCTCTAGGGCAAGCTATATTTTTTTATAAGGAAAGTTTGGGACTAAAGCAGGATCTAGAGCTCCCGGTGGAATATGAGGATTATATCAAGGATATTAAGGATGAAATCGATCCAGTATTGGAAAGGATTGCAGATAAACTAGGGCTTAAAGTCCCAGCCAATTTCACACTtgaggaaaagaatgaaagagaTCATGAGCCTCTACCACAGTCCAAGATTTTGGTGCCAGAAGTACCTTCAGAAAGCTCAAATCGCAGGCGACCAGCAGATATGCCAGGTTTCGAAGATGAGTATCAGATCCACGAATTTGATAACAGGATCCAGCCCGGATTACGTGGTTTGGAGCGCGGATATGGCGACTCAGACCTCTATCCAACTGGCGAGAAGTACCCTAACCTGGCTGATCCCACCTCTACCATGAGGCCTCTGCCATCAATGCCAGGACAGGGAGGTATGACCTTTGATCCTCTGCAAGAACAGGCCAAAAGAAGACAGGAGGAAGAGGGCAGGCTTCATGGTCCTGGATGGATCCCAGGTGCCAAATTCGACGACCCATATGGTCATCCAGGTTCTGGAGGCAGTAATTTCCCCGGATCCGCAGGCATGGGATTCGGAGGAGGAGGTTTTATTTAA
- the PAT1 gene encoding deadenylation-dependent mRNA-decapping factor PAT1 (similar to Saccharomyces cerevisiae PAT1 (YCR077C); ancestral locus Anc_6.350), which yields MSFFGFDTSGNQAKDRDGRDIQKPLDFEDTYKGLGDYDNEEEDFLNAETFGATAEFGTDFDFGHGNGGNEPANNANSYATASRSYVAAASSGVEHQPQATLDASVDLKPMESLWSSSGPVIQQQEQPQVLSMEELERQQRQRQMGGQPGFMGMPPPNYGMPPPPQMQMHNQYPGPFPPQGMQGIPPQFQHMPVMFNQGQPQAQGIPNQAQFSPMYQPQLHNQGEGQGLPSEQAGQGASPAPQALESPIPAPPALSPQPQQQQQLQHPMSPPQMISPPHTPREHGRQSRGQSRREPLTAEEQKRLQIRQAKVEKILRHSGLMTPRDKDFITRYQLSQIVTDDPYNEDFYFQVYKIIQRGGVVGESNKDLIARAYLEHSGHRLGGRYKRADVALQRMQSQVEKAVTVAKERPQKSKDHSDAAREGVLGKISSAMNSKAPRRQLQIPVHKTGDESAIADDNSSGKASRGSTPALNVVTQSLEKVEISQQSRARRRSSYAFTSVDQSSVLSRSGGRKFVLSLIETVYEEVLELEAQLRGGSNIDSTALWEALHIGDESYEVCPFISMLSFDKGIKIMPRIFNFLNNGQKLKLLQTFFGELSHLNIIIISSYKTNASPTESQLKQIELFQAVFLKIIVSFLSSSANFIEIMGLLLYLIKNNNVSFISTSKIGLNLITVLISRAALIRQDINRSNVLSSPEISAWNEVYDKLFTSLETKLSLVFPPKEYTDKVVRTTLGSVSGSPPVIAASPQHYDQAYIWQFLASLALSGKLNHQRIIIDEIRDEIFGTINVAEELGKGQEDQPASQYKKDKLYQDLNLFLNVMGLVARDGEITELK from the coding sequence ATGTCTTTCTTCGGTTTCGATACGTCTGGGAACCAGGCGAAGGACAGGGACGGTCGCGATATTCAGAAGCCATTGGACTTCGAAGATACCTATAAGGGTCTTGGAGATTATGAtaatgaggaagaggattTTTTGAATGCAGAAACCTTTGGTGCTACAGCGGAATTTGGTACCGATTTTGATTTCGGCCATGGAAACGGTGGTAATGAACCAGCTAATAATGCAAATTCCTATGCTACGGCTAGCAGATCTTATGTGgcagcagcttcttctgGTGTTGAACACCAGCCACAGGCTACATTGGATGCATCTGTCGATCTGAAGCCCATGGAGTCCTTATGGAGCAGTAGTGGACCAGTTATTCAGCAACAGGAACAGCCACAAGTTTTGTCAATGGAGGAATTGGAGAGACAACAACGTCAGAGACAGATGGGTGGTCAACCTGGGTTTATGGGTATGCCTCCGCCAAACTATGGTATGCCTCCGCCACCACAGATGCAGATGCACAATCAGTACCCTGGGCCTTTCCCTCCACAGGGAATGCAGGGTATTCCTCCTCAGTTCCAGCATATGCCAGTCATGTTCAACCAGGGACAACCACAGGCGCAAGGAATTCCCAACCAGGCTCAATTTTCGCCAATGTACCAACCTCAGTTGCACAACCAGGGCGAGGGACAGGGCCTGCCATCTGAACAAGCTGGTCAGGGTGCTTCTCCAGCCCCTCAGGCCTTGGAGTCTCCGATCCCTGCTCCGCCAGCTCTCTCCCCTCAAccacagcaacaacagcaactGCAACACCCAATGTCTCCTCCGCAGATGATTTCTCCACCTCATACACCAAGAGAACATGGAAGACAAAGCCGTGGtcaatcaagaagagagcCTTTGACGGCTGAAGAGCAAAAGAGGTTGCAAATTCGCCAGGCCaaagtggaaaagattCTAAGGCACTCAGGTTTGATGACTCCTCGTGATAAGGACTTCATTACCAGGTACCAATTATCACAGATTGTTACCGATGACCCTTACAATGAAGATTTCTACTTCCAAGTTTACAAGATTATCCAACGTGGTGGTGTCGTGGGCGAATCTAACAAGGACTTGATCGCTCGGGCGTACTTGGAGCACTCCGGTCATAGATTAGGCGGCCGTTACAAGCGTGCTGATGttgctttgcaaagaatgcAAAGTCAAGTTGAAAAGGCAGTTACAGTCGCTAAGGAGAGACCTCAAAAGAGTAAGGATCACTCAGATGCAGCCCGTGAAGGTGTCTTAGGTAAGATTTCGTCGGCCATGAATAGCAAAGCACCTCGCAGACAGTTACAAATTCCAGTCCATAAGACTGGAGACGAAAGTGCAATTGCTGATGATAACAGCAGCGGTAAGGCTTCGCGCGGTTCCACTCCTGCTCTCAATGTCGTCACTCAGTCTTTAGAGAAAGTTGAGATAAGCCAGCAGTCGagagcaagaagaagatcttcttaTGCTTTTACCTCTGTCGATCAAAGCTCCGTCTTGTCTCGTTCAGGTGGAAGAAAATTCGTCTTGTCTTTGATCGAAACCGTTTATGAAGAAGTATTGGAATTGGAAGCCCAATTGAGAGGTGGAAGCAACATCGACAGCACTGCCTTGTGGGAAGCGTTGCATATTGGCGATGAGTCTTACGAAGTTTGTCCCTTTATCTCAATGCTTTCGTTCGATAAAGGTATCAAGATTATGCCTCGtatcttcaactttttgaacAATGGTCAGAAACTGAAATTGCTCCAGACTTTCTTTGGTGAACTGTCTCACTtgaacatcatcatcatcagttCCTACAAAACTAATGCCTCACCAACCGAATCTCAACTGAAACAAATCGAACTATTCCAAGCtgttttcttgaagattatTGTTTCTTTCCTATCCAGCAGTGCtaatttcattgaaattatGGGTTTACTTCTCTACTTGATTAAGAACAATAACGTCTCGTTCATCTCCACTTCGAAGATTggcttgaatttgatcacaGTATTGATCTCTCGTGCTGCTCTTATTAGACAGGATATTAACAGAAGCAACGTCTTGTCGTCACCAGAAATTTCAGCATGGAATGAAGTTTATGACAAACTATTCACGTCTTTGGAGACTAAACTCTCTTTGGTCTTTCCTCCAAAAGAATACACTGACAAGGTTGTGAGGACGACCCTTGGCTCAGTAAGCGGTTCGCCACCTGTGATCGCAGCCTCTCCACAACACTACGACCAGGCCTACATCTGGCAATTTCTAGCGTCCTTAGCACTAAGCGGGAAGCTCAATCATCAACGAATAATAATTGACGAGATAAGAGATGAGATCTTTGGCACCATTAACGTAGCTGAAGAGTTGGGCAAGggtcaagaagatcaacCTGCTTCACAGTACAAGAAGGACAAGTTGTACCAAGACTTGaacttgttcttgaatGTTATGGGTCTGGTCGCCAGAGATGGTGAGATTACAGAACTGAAATGA
- the ARC35 gene encoding Arc35p (similar to Saccharomyces cerevisiae ARC35 (YNR035C); ancestral locus Anc_6.351): protein MLQLQPQNLLVQKTFGEAVEAFRDGNPLTLDRIVSDFDSTTLHISNAEGNKGLLYLSIRTRAWSSVQRCGSSGGLEEFLEAKYKTQPGVSVASTVESGYDYTLEVDLNVLQPESVVQLSLIKTLVLSYPFQLAFDEFAQLSNTPDSQSQTLHTVQYRDDENLFIKPANDRITAIFETAFQDETDKVFGKVFLQEFVDARKRNRAIQSAPQVLFSHEPPLEIQAHLQANRTLDSSRRFVTFVLFPRHFQTPELQFSTISQLTLFRNYFHYHIKCSKAYMHSRMRFRVDSFIKVLNRAKLDDEDDEDEEQVSHTRRTITGRKVVY, encoded by the coding sequence ATGTTACAATTACAACCGCAGAACCTGCTTGTGCAGAAGACGTTTGGTGAAGCCGTTGAGGCTTTCCGCGATGGAAATCCGTTAACTTTGGATCGTATCGTGTCGGATTTCGACTCAACCACTTTACACATCTCCAATGCCGAGGGTAATAAAGGTCTCTTATATCTCAGTATACGCACTAGAGCCTGGTCCAGTGTTCAGCGTTGTGGTAGCTCTGGTGGGCTCGAAGAGTTTTTAGAGGCCAAGTACAAGACACAACCCGGAGTGTCAGTAGCTTCCACTGTTGAATCCGGCTACGACTACACTTTAGAAGTCGATTTGAATGTTTTGCAACCTGAATCAGTGGTTCAGCTATCACTTATCAAAACCCTGGTGCTCAGCTACCCGTTCCAATTAGCCTTTGATGAGTTTGCGCAATTGAGTAACACTCCTGATTCACAATCGCAGACTTTACACACTGTACAGTATAGAGACGACGAAAACTTGTTTATCAAGCCTGCAAATGATCGTATTACAGCGATTTTTGAAACTGCGTTCCAAGACGAGACCGACAAAGTATTTGGAAAGGTGTTCTTACAAGAATTCGTCGACgcaagaaagagaaatcGGGCAATTCAATCTGCTCCCCAGGTGCTATTCTCGCATGAACCTCCATTAGAGATTCAGGCCCATTTGCAAGCAAACAGGACCCTCGACTCGAGCAGAAGATTTGTTACCTTTGTGCTCTTCCCGCGTCACTTCCAGACGCCGGAACTACAATTCTCTACCATTTCACAGCTCACATTATTCAGAAATTACTTCCACTACCACATCAAGTGTTCTAAGGCCTACATGCACTCTAGAATGAGATTCCGCGTAGATTCGTTCATAAAGGTTTTGAACCGCGCCaaattggatgatgaggatgatgaagatgaggagCAAGTTTCGCACACTAGAAGAACCATCACAGGCCGTAAAGTGGTCTACTAG
- the MRPS12 gene encoding mitochondrial 37S ribosomal protein uS12m (similar to Saccharomyces cerevisiae YNR036C; ancestral locus Anc_6.352): MPLLFPASLVTQKATFTTTTSMWATLNQIKRGAEKPKRKNVTVSPDLQRCPIRKGVVLRVMVLKPKKPNSAQRKACRVRLTNGNVISAYIPGEGHNAQEHSIVYVRGGRCQDLPGVKYHLVRGAGDLSGVVNRVTSRSKYGVKRPSKD, encoded by the coding sequence ATGCCACTGCTCTTTCCAGCTTCTCTAGTGACCCAAAAGGCTACTTTTACCACTACAACATCAATGTGGGCAACATTGAACCAGATCAAGCGTGGAGCAGAGAAGCCTAAGCGCAAGAACGTCACAGTTTCACCAGATTTGCAAAGGTGCCCGATCAGGAAAGGTGTGGTACTCAGAGTTATGGTCCTaaaaccaaagaaaccaAACTCTGCGCAGCGTAAGGCCTGCAGAGTAAGACTCACCAATGGAAACGTCATTTCAGCCTATATTCCAGGGGAAGGCCACAATGCCCAAGAGCACAGTATAGTCTATGTCCGTGGTGGCCGTTGCCAGGATCTGCCCGGTGTCAAGTACCATCTGGTTCGCGGAGCAGGCGATCTCAGTGGTGTGGTTAACAGAGTCACCTCGAGGTCAAAGTACGGTGTCAAAAGACCCTCCAAGGACTGA
- the PTC6 gene encoding type 2C protein phosphatase PTC6 (similar to Saccharomyces cerevisiae PTC6 (YCR079W); ancestral locus Anc_6.353), translating into MGRTQSFVHLKPANAVATARVGGKSPMLRVHLDRFPSVIGHCSNRINRRYNEDTYAINMLKLPSLSQELAMLREGTDQCSEWRKSVLNLSIFDGHGGQGRVSKMLSEHLHTSIATASPTQEQLFQLLEQYRNLIGGEYWEELYAGREEFYTRFIKNCNTKQEQVLYKPENSGSRMIFDKWGNIIDKTSLLHEQERLRLYYTFLKFDLDRCCGFAEANLPFSKRIEAYSGGSTASSIFISSYEEQRSFDESFFVSPAGLLKLVVTQVGDTKIILCDQNGIAHSLTKAHHASSLRESNRLHSNAAMQKDSFGDTRFLNNFANTRSFGDLVAKPEGLTSEPDIYSYLIGGTLDLPHSERSKLQFGGDECFICLITDGVSDLMSDQELADLITSTVNLRGLKVGTPQYVAEEVIKYIMAIGGRHADNATCLILRLPNWGNWPNLDRTGAARESKLLDASQGDRTDD; encoded by the coding sequence ATGGGGAGGACTCAATCTTTTGTGCATTTAAAGCCCGCGAATGCGGTTGCTACTGCCAGGGTTGGTGGGAAGTCTCCTATGCTCAGGGTGCATTTGGATCGGTTCCCTAGTGTGATAGGACACTGTTCGAATAGGATTAACAGACGATACAATGAGGATACCTATGCTATTAATATGTTGAAATTACCCTCGTTATCCCAAGAATTGGCCATGCTGAGAGAGGGAACAGATCAATGCTCTGAATGGAGGAAGTCGGTGTTAAATCTTTCGATCTTTGACGGGCATGGAGGTCAGGGAAGGGTTTCTAAGATGCTCTCGGAGCATTTACACACTTCGATAGCTACTGCTTCACCGACACAGGAGCAACTGTTCCAGTTGCTCGAGCAATATCGAAACTTGATCGGCGGTGAATATTGGGAGGAGTTATATGCAGGAAGGGAGGAGTTCTACACGAGGTTCATTAAAAATTGTAATACCAAGCAGGAACAAGTATTGTATAAGCCGGAGAACTCGGGTTCGAGGATGATATTTGACAAATGGGGGAACATCATCGACAAGACTAGTTTGTTACACGAGCAGGAGCGACTTAGACTGTATTACACTTTCTTAAAGTTCGATCTGGACAGATGCTGCGGATTTGCAGAGGCAAATCTTCCTTTCTCAAAACGGATCGAGGCATACTCAGGCGGTTCTACAGCTTCCTCGATCTTTATATCGTCCTATGAGGAACAGCGATCGTTCGATGAGTCCTTTTTCGTCTCGCCAGCGGGTCTGCTCAAGCTTGTTGTAACCCAAGTGGGTGATACAAAGATTATCTTATGTGACCAGAATGGCATCGCACATAGTTTGACAAAGGCGCACCATGCATCATCATTGCGGGAGAGTAATCGGCTGCACTCGAACGCTGCGATGCAGAAGGATTCGTTCGGTGATACGAGGTTTCTCAATAATTTTGCCAATACGAGGTCATTTGGAGACCTAGTGGCCAAGCCCGAGGGGCTCACAAGCGAACCAGATATCTACTCATATCTGATCGGCGGCACATTGGACCTACCTCATTCTGAGCGGTCTAAATTGCAATTTGGAGGTGACGAGTGCTTCATTTGCCTGATCACAGACGGTGTATCAGATCTCATGTCGGACCAAGAACTCGCTGATCTCATTACCTCGACAGTAAACCTACGAGGACTCAAAGTGGGCACCCCACAGTACGTCGCAGAGGAAGTAATCAAATACATCATGGCAATTGGTGGGAGACACGCAGATAATGCTACCTGTCTTATCCTCAGACTCCCGAACTGGGGGAATTGGCCCAACCTGGACCGGACTGGCGCCGCCAGAGAGTCAAAACTACTAGATGCTTCCCAGGGAGACAGAACCGACGACTGA
- the RSM19 gene encoding mitochondrial 37S ribosomal protein uS19m (similar to Saccharomyces cerevisiae RSM19 (YNR037C); ancestral locus Anc_6.354) — MIPTVSLLSRSAWKGPHIVPLPIREAMSKGTPIRTNARAATILPQFVGLKFQVHNGKEYVAFEVVEDMVGRKLGEFVPTRKRFSYTQTKNK, encoded by the coding sequence ATGATCCCAACAGTGAGTCTACTGTCTCGTTCAGCCTGGAAGGGCCCTCACATTGTCCCGCTTCCCATCCGAGAAGCTATGTCAAAGGGCACTCCAATTAGAACAAATGCAAGAGCCGCAACAATTCTGCCCCAGTTTGTCGGTCTGAAGTTTCAAGTTCACAATGGTAAGGAATACGTAGCATTTGAAGTAGTAGAGGATATGGTAGGTAGGAAATTGGGTGAATTTGTGccaacaagaaagagatttAGTTACACACAGACCAAGAACAAATAA